The window ATAAATTCTTAGGAGCTAGGTAATGACAACTATCTCGGTTAAAAGTATTAGGTAATTATATTAtgtcaaaattattattattgtaatctCGCTGTTTTTGAACATTGTTACAGATAAGTAGTACTCTGATGCATTTATTAATTGTCCATAACAGCTGTCAATTTTGCTAATGTTTTCATATTATATTAAACGACTAATTTAttgaagtcaccaaaaaaaaaaatgctaggaaacaatgaaaattttgaacaacataaacaaccaccaatcaaatgaaaatacattacaccctaatttaatgctactaattaaatttactcttttaactttattaattcacattatttacacattgttcaaaaattttgttaattacctatattttttcaaaaaaaaaaaccctaatttaTTGAAAAACAATCGCCTACCCACCTGCGTCACCAACTTtggtaaaattttatttttattaacacttttaattatcaactcaacatttttaatttaataatctaataatatatttttaattcatatttttaaacattttccTCTAATTACTggtaaaaaaaaacaataaatactACTAACGTGGTGTGTTATTGCACTctgatttaatataatttattactcACCTACCGTTTCCTCCTTGCAATATCAACTAATAAGAGACAATATGCTCTTCCCTCACCAAGAAAGACTCATTCTCTATATTCTGTGTATCTTGATTTTCCAATATTGCTATGGGTTCATCCTCTGTCCATCCATAGGTTTTGTATTCCCTTAATTTTGTGGGgtgtctgcaagtacatttcttTTGGGTCGAATCGGGATGCAAATTAAGCTGATTCACAGTAAAGTTTTGGTCACGGTCAGTATTACTCATTTGTTACTTATCTATACTCTATAGGCATTAGttaatttttgggttttgaatgtCTGTTTTTATTTTGAGTCTGCTGAGATGGTTTCGGTGTTTATCAATTGCTTATTCATCAAACACAAAGCCATTGTGTATGCAAAGGGCATGGATCTGGCTTCTTTGTGCCTTGGTTTTTCTTAGAAAGAGAGTAAAACCAACCATTTCTCCATTTGAACTGCAGCCATAGAAAACATTGTTGAGTTAGTAAACTTTGTGTGAAAATAATAGTTAGTGACACTCAAATGAGCTGTAATCATTTGAATAaagcttagtttttttttttttttcagagttttcACCTCATGACTCAAAGGAAGGATAATTGTGTTGTATCACATCACACATTCTGGCAAAGTGGTACTAGAGTTCTAATGTCAAAGGCTAAAGAAGCACTACAAAAGCATGATCAAGAAATCCAGTCTCTCTCCAATAAAGCAATCTCTTCTCCAAAAGTCAGAGGTATGTCATTCTCTCTTTTCTTAATTATATCTTTATTCTATGACTTGGTAATGTATATAACTAAGTGATTAGAAAATCTAATCGATTTTCACCAGTGATTAGAAATAGGAAAAGTATACAGAACCAAGAGGTGATCAGGTAAAAAGTAAACAacttaactaatttataattatatttaattaattttatttgtttttaatttataatatttaatattaattgcttctcacctcaaattaaaactcaaattaaaattctaaatgatACGTTGGAGAAATAGGGGTGGGGTTCACGGTGCAGTCCCATTCTCCAGAGATGTTCCTCACTTGAAGAAGCCTAGCATGGGTGGTGTAATTACTCTTAATGAATCGTATGAAACTTTGGTGCCGTCATCGCTGTATCACGTAAGTGTTTTCCCTTTTTCTCattgtaaaattttgaatttgcgTTTAGTGTAAGCTTGAAATTTAGAATGCCCAGTTAAGTAGTATTTTTGTGGGTTTAGGAATAATGagttaattttatatcataactacaatttagggtttaggctagCTCCATCGCAATGGAAGTGAATTTGAAATTATCGTAGTTGCTATAACGAACCTAGGGTAAACTAAGGATTAGGGATgtgttttaaataatttttaagtaaTACTCTTAAGTAGGAAACTTTTTAGAGATGCACATTAATGTTATGATAGTTCTCATTATTCAACTCTAATGATTTGGTTTGAAATTATACTCTTCAATGAATTTGagcctttaaatttttaaattgttttccgttaaaatttattttcaggtTTTCCCATTTGATTTGGTGTAATTTTAGCATTTCAATGTTTAAAATATCTCAATTTTTATATGCATGTGAGTAAAAATAAAGTATTTGTATATCATACGATATATTTTTTAGGCTTCTTCATTTTTGTTGAACGGTATGTTATCCAAAGCATGAAGAAGGTTCTTGGTTACAGTAATATTATGTGCTTTTGGTCCCACAttgatttctctttttctttttcttttttggtaattctcttttttttttttattattatctgaaAATTGGTATAATAGCAAGATGAATTCCGTGGATAATGAGTTATTTTGAATCATTTGTTATAAACTCAATCCACATAGAAGGGAGAAAACAAGTTAATATTCAATGGTCAGTTAAATATTCCCCTTTGACATTACAATCAAAGAACAAATAACATTTCTATATAGTTAATGGATTTTAATGAAATAAATATAAAGCCCTAATAAAATAGGGTGCTAATGtgctaataatatatttattaaattttttataccaTTTACGTGCATTCAATGAATAGGTGCAGGTACTACATTTGTTATTTTCATTAGAACAAAAGGTACAATGCAAAGTATTGGTTCCGACTTAgaattctttttcaattattgGTTTGCGAGACTAGAAAAGTagtaagtaaaatttttaattttgaataatgTTACTGACCAATAAAtatactttaataaaatttatttttttattttccttataAGGTTGCAAACAGTTGCCAATGAataatagttcaaatggcataatctccccatactcaattagtcaattaagaggttgcgggttcgagtctcctatctttgataaaaaaaaaaggttgcaAACAGTTTTTAACGGcgatatataattattcaagtattcttttttccttttctttttaaataacatTACCAATGTTCTGATCatcaataattatattttaataattttttttattttccttttcttttaactTAAGTTCTGATAATAGATACAAGCCTAGCTAACATAGATCGCGGGACATTTATATATCAAACTAAACACATATCCTATTTACAATTTAAAAGTGAAAAATTACACACACTTTAACTGTGATGATATTTCCCATTTTTGAGCTGTatcatttttaggtgaaaataaaattctaattctataatttaaaagtggaagaaagccaaaatttacaaggaaaagtataggtaactaacagtatttttgaacaatgtgtaaacaatgtgaattaatagggttaaaagagtaaattaattttaagtataattagtagtattaaattaggatgtagtgtatttttatttgattggttaaGAATCTGCTCTTCAGCATATGAGCCCATTGGTTGACCTGCATACGCAACAAGATCTCCAACCTTCCTACCAGTGAGTCCAGAACCAACGGCTGTGACAACCCCAACAGCTTCCATACCTGAAcacattaaaagtaaaagtaatcaacATATGATACTTTCTGCATCAAATATTTGACATATTAGGATTTGTATATTTGTAATTTGCTTATCCTGCtggttttcttttccctcctttcAAGTTTTACACTGCTTTCCTATATTAAACTCTCAATGGAAGAGGTTCAAATAAGAGAATGGCAATTCATTAAAGAAAGGGATCACCAATAGAGAATAAGAATACTACATAACttagaaaaagagaagattttGAGTACAAGATGCACAATTATATTctttagaaaaaggaaaaatacgaggagtaaaaataaacaagaaaacaaataaaacaagaaaattcttATGGCAAATAGATAGATGTCATTTATTATAGGCGATAAGGAGTCATTACTATTATTTTTGGATAGAAGTGGGGCATTACTTCTAATTTGTTCAATTCTACAAAACTGTCAACTGGGCAAGCAAAACCGCCAAACCGGTGAAAGTTTGGGAGCAAggagaattcaaataaaaataatatttccaTATGATCTGGATTTGTACATTTTGTGCTAATGCCCTCCTCATGGTTCAAACCTCTCCCGTTACCATCAAAATTAAAtgtcatacatatatatatagagagagagtaTCAACTACACCAGCATAAGTTAGATATAAATCTTTACACCATTTAATAACCTTTTACTAAATAATTTTTGCAAAGCACATCATTCGTTTAATGGTTTATGGTTGTatagtttaaaattatataatcttAAAAGCTGTTCACAGTATATCATATGGCCTTTGATCACTGCAAACTCTTGCTGCCTCCACAGCCAGAGATTTTTGCCATCAAGCTTGATAGATGCCAGATAATTGGAGTGAATCAAGCCTGAAGGATTTGAGAGATTCAATGATCTGGTTGACAATGGCCATCCCGGAGTCGCTCTCAGTGCCTGCAGCCGAGGCCACCGCAGCTGTGCTAGTGCTCCAAAGGTCTTTCACGGATGTTATTTTGGAAGGAGATAGCAATCATAGCATTATGGTTGTCAATGCTCTCCTGGCTCCACACACACCAGTTTGGGCTTTCGGTTTCTAATGAAAAGGCCCTTTTATAAATTTTCACATTGTACATGTTGACAGAGGGTAATGTAGTGGCTCACACTTTAGCACAATATTTAACCAAGTTAATTTGGATATCTTGAATATGCAATGGTAACATAATATCAGAAAAAAGGAAAGCCCCACCCACTAGATCTTTGGCATATTAAAAGGAAGGAGCATTGACTTGCTTTCACACCAAAGTCGTACGCGTCTTCTTTCATTCATCCATCAGTTGCTTACAGGTACTACTCTTAAACTCAATCTCTCTATCTGTTGCTTGTTTTTTCTTGTTGGTTATCTTATTAGTATCGTTATTAACTCGTGATTattttgttttgcattgaatcctattcttttcttgtttgttttcattATTGTTCCCTGTCCCTCTCCCTCACCCTCAATTTTGGTTGCTTTCTGATTCAACTCTGTTTTGAACTCATAAAGTAAATCAAGGATGAAAGCAAAACAATGCATATAATATTTAGTTTATGACCgaaatttttaagatttcttATCATGATTAACTAAATTTCTGTAATGGTTATGAGATTTAAGGTTTTCACTATTCTAGTTTCTTGGATTTAAAATTTACAGTACTGGTCCGGAGATTCAGCTCTAAGCTTCATATGTTTGTTGCTAGacatatggttaaataatgtttTATTTTGTGGCAATTAAACAAtgcaaaaatgaggccattataAGAATAAGGAGTGATAAAATCGTTTGCACATCATATAAActcttttttgtctttttatttttgtcttatttaagCATTAAAACAAAACGACGCTATTTAGCCAGCGTTCAGTATGACAAGTCAAAACCAACTTAGTATTTCATTCATTAACTCAATGCTAGAAATGAttcagggactaatatggtgtCCAGAGTTTATTCTCGAagactaatataataaattttgaatttaaagtacTAAATTAATAAAAGTTGTGAATCTGAAAGACTGTTAGAGATTTAGTCTAGGGTGATTATAGAAATCATTTAGGAAATCAACTTTTTTTCTTTCAACCAACATCCAATTTAAATTACTTCATAAGTTCATATATATTCCATTCTTTATTCTTAGTTGTGTTCTCATAGTTTAATTTTTgtagtaatttttataatttaaaagaagTGGTGTGTTTTACAGCCACTTTCAATtaaatatttagtaaaatattttttgaattactattttttttgtgGAACTAATTTATCTTATCTAAATTATTCAGGACCAACAATAGTTATTTGTAGCAACCGGTAAATATATAGATGTGTATACTTATTtcaaagtataaaaaatattatttatatattaaaaatactcattaaaattaactatttgtatataatatatattgtttaatttatttttaaaatatattttatattcaaataaatattttatattagtggttGATTTTATATTAGTAACATGCGTGTTCTAATTATTAACATATGAATATTTGGTCGGAAAGTAGTATAATGCCCATCGAATTTattcaaatgaatttttaattggcctttaaattctttttgttttatgacAAAAATAAGAGTGCATCaattgataaaatattattttaaaaagtgtTGTTATACTATTTACCTTTACAAGAAGTATCATAGAACATTCCAAGTGAGATCGCCCAATATATAATGCGCACCTCATCATCGTCTTCTTTGAATCAATTTCAAGTTTTTCTTAtaaattatgtataaattttaatttagtccttcttaaaatttttattttagtttttttatattaaaaattaaattttggccCCTCTTCAAATTTTGTTCTAACTCTGCTCGTGATTCGTTGGTGAAAGGTGTAAGCAATCTTCAACTTAATTTCTCTCATTCATGCATTCTCCATTCTCCTTTATTGAAAACTAGTAATAATGGAAAGAAAAATATGGGATTCTTGTTGGGCAGGAAAGAGAGCAGTTGAGACTAGCAGGAGGGTTTGATTCACTTGATCCGGCCTCGACAATGATGGACCAAATCTTTATCGTCATTATAATTGTTGGGCTTATTATAGGTATATTAGGGGTTTCTGCGTATAGAAACTTCTTGGTTGTTCTTCCCATCCTACTCTTGAAAGATCCTACCAAACCAGCAGAACATCTTGTTTCTTATCTTCTTCTGCCTGTATCTGTGAAGTTATTAGCATGGGTTACCTCTGGGATTTGCACCGATATATTTGGAAGCGAAAAGGTTGTTGGAATCATAATCATTGCCCTGTCGCTGATGATGGAGTTCTTAAGGGTTACTGGTTTAGTAGGTAACGAATTCTACATATGCGGGTTTGGTTTTCTGGAGGGTGCTACCAAAATTGTTGGAGCTATATTAATATCCCGGAGAGCAGGCAGAGTGAATGCTGGATGGGTCATTTTTTCAGCGATTTATTTGCAATGTCTAGTAGCATTGAGTTCCGAGATACGTTCTATGACGAAGTTCACTGACATCCCATCACCATCTGATGTCCACCGTATATATGCTTTCAGAATCTTCGTGCCTGGGAAGGTAGTGGTAACCGTGATAACAACCTGTCTGGCGGTGGGGTACGGGTTCTACTGCTATTGGAAGAGGCCAATTTGGGCGCAACTTcgtcaacaaacacatcacgagTTCTTGATGGTAATTGCCGGCATTTCGTTTTTAAGCGGCCTTAGCTATCTCAGTCAGCTATTATACCTAAACTTGATTTTCCGGTCCGCTCCGTTGGTCCCTCCTGCCAATCTAAAAACGCTTCTGCTTATTGCCATACTGGTGTTCGTCTGCCTGGTTTTCTTCAGTCGTCACAATTACCGTTGCTTGATTTTCGTGGTGTTTTTCATTCTTAAGGCTACCTTCATGGTAAATGCTTTTTGTCAGACTCCCTTCAAGAAGGAAGATTACGGACTCGAGCTTTTTTGGCCATATTTTATTGACAACACCATCTCTAATGTTGTAAATGCAACCATAGTTGTTGTCGCTGCAGAGAGCTTCCCTGAAGAGACTAGGGCTGCTTGCCTTGTTATATCAGGTGCTGCTGGTATGCTTGGAGAAATTCTGGCCGCCCTTTGGTTCTTACGCGCAGGACACCGTATCCGGGTGAGTTTCTTTCTCCTTGTTGTAATCAGTTTGATTGCAGTTTTTACGAGTGTTGCGGTGCCAGACCCACCTAACAACCAGCAGAATCCAGCGCCGCCGAACAACCAGCAGGACAACCAGCAGAATCCAGCACCGCCGAACAACCAGCCTGGAGATCACCAAGAGTAATAATCATAGTGCCGTCATAATCTTATTTATCAAGCTTAAACAAGTCTCTTGTTATTGTAATGAACTACTTATGGACATGAGATAAGTTTCCACATGTCAGTAAGgttaaataaaagtataaaacacaTGCTTTGGACATGTGTATGTGTTAAGACTTATGTCCTATATTTAGTGTCATTGAGAGAGGATCTGAGAAGATTTCGATAGAGATCTGTACGAGATATGCTCGAGATCTTGTGTGGATATGATTCAGATTATGTCTTTTATGGACCGACATGAAAAAGGACATCTTTGGGCCCGCTATGATGTCGAGTCTAATCTAGGAGCTGGTCCATAGGGTAACGTTTATTTTTGCTGACAGAATATATAGATATGCACAGCACATTTTTAAAAAGTGTTTGAAACTAGAGATATGGACATTGAATATATTGTCTTtgagataattttttatatttttgtgtttatTCTTTTACAAAGGATAATGATAGATacaaaatttagaagagggacacagacttttttttttgtctatagatattttttattattccactattATCCTTTCTTATTTTTCCTAATTTGTGTTGTTCTCGGAAAATAATTTCTTCTCCATGCTCTTTCTTTATCTCtacattttcctttttttctttttttcaggtactcttttctttcttataaaattttttattgggttGGATAATTCATTCCTTCTTATCGTTATTAGTTCAATATCATTTTAAccttgtattatattatttaatttataataaaaataataacaaaaataattagtcttaaaatttttgaaagataaatattatcaaaGATAAAAGTGatcttttaaaatactaaaaaataatttataagttgtaattgattttatataattaaaaaaaatcaattttttgaaaagaaaaatcaatttttaaataaaaaattaattttttaaataaaaataaatttttatgtgcaaaaactaatttttttcacgtaaaaatagattttttttaaaactgattttttatttaaaattaatttagcttATTAATTTAAacgaaattttttattaatcaaactcagatttatttttttgttaatattaaccATAGGAAAAGTCTAAGGAGACAacaattttgttaaattctgaccagcatgtaaccagcaaagaaaagtgagccattggatgaaatctcataccaatctcacaccattaaaaccatcattgatggctacaaatcacaaaagttgctggccct is drawn from Arachis hypogaea cultivar Tifrunner chromosome 12, arahy.Tifrunner.gnm2.J5K5, whole genome shotgun sequence and contains these coding sequences:
- the LOC112726550 gene encoding uncharacterized protein isoform X1 — encoded protein: MMDQIFIVIIIVGLIIGILGVSAYRNFLVVLPILLLKDPTKPAEHLVSYLLLPVSVKLLAWVTSGICTDIFGSEKVVGIIIIALSLMMEFLRVTGLVGNEFYICGFGFLEGATKIVGAILISRRAGRVNAGWVIFSAIYLQCLVALSSEIRSMTKFTDIPSPSDVHRIYAFRIFVPGKVVVTVITTCLAVGYGFYCYWKRPIWAQLRQQTHHEFLMVIAGISFLSGLSYLSQLLYLNLIFRSAPLVPPANLKTLLLIAILVFVCLVFFSRHNYRCLIFVVFFILKATFMVNAFCQTPFKKEDYGLELFWPYFIDNTISNVVNATIVVVAAESFPEETRAACLVISGAAGMLGEILAALWFLRAGHRIRVSFFLLVVISLIAVFTSVAVPDPPNNQQNPAPPNNQQDNQQNPAPPNNQPGDHQE
- the LOC112726550 gene encoding uncharacterized protein isoform X2, producing the protein MMDQIFIVIIIVGLIIGILGVSAYRNFLVVLPILLLKDPTKPAEHLVSYLLLPVSVKLLAWVTSGICTDIFGSEKVVGIIIIALSLMMEFLRVTGLVGNEFYICGFGFLEGATKIVGAILISRRAGRVNAGWVIFSAIYLQCLVALSSEIRSMTKFTDIPSPSDVHRIYAFRIFVPGKVVVTVITTCLAVGYGFYCYWKRPIWAQLRQQTHHEFLMVIAGISFLSGLSYLSQLLYLNLIFRSAPLVPPANLKTLLLIAILVFVCLVFFSRHNYRCLIFVVFFILKATFMVNAFCQTPFKKEDYGLELFWPYFIDNTISNVVNATIVVVAAESFPEETRAACLVISGAAGMLGEILAALWFLRAGHRIRRRRTTSRTTSRIQHRRTTSLEITKSNNHSAVIILFIKLKQVSCYCNELLMDMR
- the LOC112726550 gene encoding uncharacterized protein isoform X3, with the translated sequence MMDQIFIVIIIVGLIIGILGVSAYRNFLVVLPILLLKDPTKPAEHLVSYLLLPVSVKLLAWVTSGICTDIFGSEKVVGIIIIALSLMMEFLRVTGLVGNEFYICGFGFLEGATKIVGAILISRRAGRVNAGWVIFSAIYLQCLVALSSEIRSMTKFTDIPSPSDVHRIYAFRIFVPGKVVVTVITTCLAVGYGFYCYWKRPIWAQLRQQTHHEFLMVIAGISFLSGLSYLSQLLYLNLIFRSAPLVPPANLKTLLLIAILVFVCLVFFSRHNYRCLIFVVFFILKATFMVNAFCQTPFKKEDYGLELFWPYFIDNTISNVVNATIVVVAAESFPEETRAACLVISGAAGMLGEILAALWFLRAGHRIRNPAPPNNQQDNQQNPAPPNNQPGDHQE